Proteins from one Erysipelothrix larvae genomic window:
- a CDS encoding Pycsar system effector family protein: MMESSKHAITKEEAVDILDRTIGFVQNCDNKTSILLAVFAGLFTIVFSTECPSIIQEITIESLKLNSVMHFIFFILGLLSVLFIMVGIITLIFVLIPKVEGKDIKGLEFEQKSKIFFGGIVMFESYDKYKDSLLHMTEEEYMNHIVSQIYINSIICSKKYRKYTIGMRCSLVGFALFFICLTFGLFI, encoded by the coding sequence ATGATGGAGTCTTCGAAGCATGCAATAACAAAGGAAGAAGCAGTCGATATTCTTGATCGTACAATTGGGTTTGTGCAAAACTGTGATAATAAGACATCAATATTACTCGCTGTCTTCGCGGGACTTTTTACCATAGTATTCTCGACAGAATGCCCTTCAATAATCCAAGAAATTACTATAGAATCACTTAAACTTAATTCTGTCATGCACTTTATATTTTTTATTTTAGGATTATTATCAGTTCTCTTCATTATGGTTGGGATTATTACTTTGATCTTTGTATTGATTCCAAAAGTAGAAGGGAAGGATATTAAAGGGTTAGAATTTGAACAAAAATCAAAGATTTTTTTTGGTGGCATTGTAATGTTTGAATCGTACGATAAATATAAGGATTCTTTATTGCACATGACAGAAGAGGAGTATATGAATCATATCGTCTCACAAATTTATATCAATTCCATCATCTGTTCCAAGAAATATCGGAAATATACAATAGGGATGAGATGCTCTTTGGTAGGCTTTGCATTGTTTTTTATCTGCCTAACATTCGGATTGTTTATTTAA
- a CDS encoding V-type ATP synthase subunit D — MTRLRVNPTRMEMRNLERKLQIASRGHKLLKEKQDSLVQRFLHLSEETKNQRRRVDYEFEKMYGLYHVASLNSDASHIEKHLSKKTLDAHVDAHREHELGVRVLKYDLNIEDQEVSSRSVFTISHEVLQIEAMYAQMLPELVKLAELEKRCMVLASEIKETRRRVNALEHRTIPDTKETIAYIKMKIDDHERSQKARVMKVK; from the coding sequence ATGACACGCCTTCGGGTGAATCCAACACGGATGGAAATGCGCAATCTAGAGCGCAAACTCCAAATTGCCAGTCGAGGTCATAAACTTTTAAAAGAGAAACAAGATTCACTGGTCCAACGATTCCTTCATTTAAGTGAGGAAACGAAGAACCAACGCCGTCGTGTTGACTATGAGTTTGAAAAGATGTACGGATTATATCACGTTGCATCTTTAAACTCTGATGCCTCACACATTGAAAAACACCTCAGTAAGAAAACCTTGGATGCCCATGTGGATGCGCATCGTGAACATGAACTGGGGGTTCGAGTCTTGAAGTATGACTTAAACATCGAAGACCAAGAAGTATCTTCACGCAGTGTCTTTACAATATCGCATGAAGTCTTGCAAATTGAAGCGATGTATGCGCAAATGTTACCGGAATTGGTAAAACTTGCTGAGCTTGAAAAAAGATGTATGGTTCTTGCGAGTGAGATCAAAGAAACACGCCGTCGTGTGAATGCTTTGGAACACCGTACGATTCCAGATACAAAAGAAACAATTGCGTACATTAAAATGAAAATAGACGATCATGAACGAAGCCAAAAGGCACGGGTCATGAAAGTGAAGTAA
- a CDS encoding V-type ATP synthase subunit B yields the protein MREYKTIREVVGPLLIVDGVENIQYDEEVEIFVDEDDVRIGKVLEVDGTSAVVQLYESNMGIRPESTRIRFKGEPMKLKVSDEMMGRIFDGKGRIIDGGPELLSYERRDINGKVMNPVLRMFPNQFLQTGISAIDVLNTLVVGQKLPIFSGAGLPHNELATQIARQAKVLDESIDFAVVFCAMGISYEEARFFEDEFKRTGALERSVLFMNLANDPAIERISTPRMALTTAEYLAFEKGMHVIVIMSDMNYYCEALREISASRKEIPGRRGYPGYMYTDLATLYERAGRLQDREGSVTLIPILSMPEDDKTHPIPDLTGYITEGQIILSRDLKRSGIEPPVDVLPSLSRLKDKGIGDGKTRKDHSDVMNQLFASYAKGKETIELASILGESALSDLDLQYASFARAFEKDFLDQGFYENRSVTESLDIAWKLLGMLPKTELKRVRDEFLITYYHGETS from the coding sequence ATGCGTGAGTATAAAACAATCCGAGAAGTTGTCGGACCTTTGTTAATTGTGGATGGAGTTGAAAACATCCAATATGATGAAGAAGTCGAAATCTTTGTAGATGAAGATGATGTCCGTATTGGAAAAGTCCTTGAAGTTGATGGAACCTCTGCAGTCGTGCAACTGTATGAATCAAACATGGGAATTCGCCCCGAAAGTACGCGCATTCGATTTAAAGGGGAACCCATGAAACTGAAAGTTTCCGATGAAATGATGGGGCGGATTTTTGATGGTAAAGGACGCATCATCGATGGGGGTCCAGAACTGTTGTCCTATGAACGACGCGATATCAACGGGAAGGTTATGAACCCTGTATTACGGATGTTTCCCAATCAATTCTTACAAACCGGCATTTCCGCAATCGATGTTTTAAACACCTTGGTTGTAGGACAAAAACTTCCAATATTCTCTGGTGCGGGGTTACCACATAATGAATTGGCGACACAAATCGCACGTCAAGCAAAAGTCTTGGATGAATCCATCGACTTTGCGGTTGTCTTTTGTGCGATGGGAATCTCTTATGAAGAAGCACGGTTTTTTGAAGACGAATTCAAGCGTACAGGTGCACTTGAACGCTCAGTGCTCTTTATGAATCTTGCAAATGATCCAGCCATTGAACGCATCTCGACACCACGAATGGCACTCACAACGGCAGAATACCTTGCCTTTGAAAAAGGCATGCATGTCATTGTAATTATGAGTGATATGAACTATTACTGTGAAGCATTGCGTGAAATCTCTGCATCACGCAAAGAGATTCCAGGACGAAGAGGCTATCCAGGGTATATGTACACCGACCTTGCAACGCTGTATGAACGTGCAGGACGGCTTCAAGATCGAGAGGGTTCAGTGACATTGATCCCAATTCTATCCATGCCTGAAGATGACAAAACACACCCAATTCCAGACTTAACCGGCTATATCACCGAAGGACAAATTATTCTATCGCGTGATTTAAAACGCAGTGGTATTGAACCGCCAGTGGATGTTTTACCCAGCCTAAGTCGACTTAAAGACAAGGGAATCGGTGATGGGAAAACCCGCAAGGACCACTCCGATGTAATGAACCAACTGTTCGCAAGCTATGCTAAAGGTAAAGAAACCATTGAACTTGCAAGTATCCTTGGAGAAAGTGCTTTATCGGATCTAGACTTGCAATATGCATCCTTTGCCCGTGCCTTTGAAAAAGATTTCCTAGATCAAGGGTTTTATGAAAACAGATCGGTTACTGAATCATTAGATATTGCATGGAAGCTCTTAGGGATGTTGCCGAAAACAGAACTCAAACGTGTGCGTGATGAATTCTTAATTACCTATTATCATGGAGAGACATCATGA
- a CDS encoding V-type ATP synthase subunit A: MSQGFIEKISGPLVVAKDIPGARLFDTVLVSHEKLLGEIIEIRDSYASIQVYEETSGISVGEPVESLYQPLSVRLGPGLLSSMFDGIGRDLNAYALATGNFLSRGTHVDPLNTQNKWAFEPLVHEGDHVEPGDRIGYVMERGLKHYIMVPPQVHGVCHHLVKGEYTIEDIVCILDTDKGKYEMTMVQSWPIRRGRPYVRKHLPYEPLVTGQRVIDTFFPVAKGGTACVPGPFGSGKTVVQHQLAKHSNAEVIVYIGCGERGNEMTDVLNEFPEIKDPQTGRPLMDKTVLIANTSNMPVAAREASIYTGITIAEYFRDMGYDVAMMADSTSRWAEALREMSGRLEEMPGDEGYPAYLGSRLAEVYERAGVVDVLGENQEKGSITMIGAVSPAGGDLSEPVTQATLRIVKVFWALDSQLAYQRHFPAIDWLESYSLYDESLDRYMRRNVHKNFSKLRQEAMFLLKDEKRLLEIVQLIGRDALSDQEVLKLEIARMIREDFLQQNAFQEEDTFTSYEKQATMLHVIMEFYAMARNYLVHDHIYIADIINMDVVYKISRMKYIPSQDLGNIEGLVNEAKQEFEALKGGVDHHA; encoded by the coding sequence ATGAGCCAAGGATTTATTGAAAAAATATCAGGACCCTTAGTGGTTGCTAAGGATATCCCTGGGGCACGACTGTTTGATACAGTACTTGTGTCACATGAAAAACTATTGGGTGAAATCATTGAAATACGTGACTCCTATGCATCCATTCAAGTATATGAAGAAACATCTGGTATTAGTGTGGGTGAACCGGTTGAATCGTTGTACCAACCCTTAAGTGTGCGTTTAGGACCTGGATTGTTGTCTTCGATGTTTGATGGGATTGGGCGTGATTTAAATGCGTATGCCCTTGCGACCGGAAATTTTCTATCACGTGGAACCCATGTTGATCCACTGAACACCCAAAATAAATGGGCGTTTGAACCCCTTGTCCATGAAGGAGATCATGTAGAACCCGGTGATCGCATCGGATATGTCATGGAACGTGGTCTGAAACATTACATCATGGTACCACCACAAGTTCATGGTGTGTGTCACCACCTTGTGAAGGGTGAATATACAATCGAAGATATTGTATGCATTCTTGATACAGATAAAGGGAAATATGAAATGACAATGGTACAATCATGGCCAATCCGCCGTGGTAGACCTTATGTTCGAAAACATTTGCCCTACGAACCTTTAGTAACAGGACAACGTGTAATTGACACCTTCTTCCCAGTTGCGAAAGGAGGGACGGCTTGTGTTCCAGGACCGTTTGGTTCTGGCAAGACTGTGGTCCAACACCAACTCGCAAAACACTCCAATGCAGAAGTGATTGTTTATATTGGATGTGGTGAACGGGGTAATGAGATGACCGATGTACTCAATGAGTTTCCTGAGATTAAAGATCCCCAAACCGGACGCCCATTAATGGATAAAACTGTACTCATCGCAAACACATCCAACATGCCAGTTGCAGCCCGTGAAGCGTCAATCTATACGGGAATCACAATCGCGGAATACTTTAGAGACATGGGGTATGATGTTGCGATGATGGCAGACTCAACATCACGATGGGCAGAAGCACTGCGTGAGATGAGTGGTCGTCTGGAAGAGATGCCAGGTGATGAAGGGTATCCAGCCTACTTGGGTTCTCGACTTGCAGAAGTGTATGAGCGTGCAGGTGTTGTGGATGTATTGGGTGAAAACCAAGAAAAAGGATCCATCACAATGATTGGTGCGGTTTCCCCAGCGGGTGGTGATTTATCCGAACCGGTAACACAAGCCACCCTACGGATTGTGAAAGTCTTTTGGGCTCTTGATTCACAACTTGCATACCAACGTCACTTCCCAGCGATTGATTGGCTTGAAAGTTATTCGCTTTATGATGAGTCTTTAGACCGGTATATGCGCCGTAACGTCCACAAGAATTTTTCAAAGTTACGTCAAGAAGCCATGTTTTTATTGAAAGATGAAAAACGCTTGTTGGAGATTGTTCAGTTGATTGGACGCGATGCCTTATCCGATCAAGAAGTGCTCAAGTTAGAAATTGCCCGCATGATTCGTGAGGATTTCCTCCAACAAAATGCATTCCAAGAAGAAGATACCTTCACAAGTTATGAAAAACAAGCAACAATGCTTCATGTAATCATGGAGTTTTACGCAATGGCACGCAATTACTTAGTGCACGATCATATTTATATTGCAGATATTATCAATATGGATGTGGTCTACAAAATATCACGAATGAAATACATACCATCACAAGATCTTGGAAACATTGAAGGCCTTGTGAACGAAGCAAAACAAGAATTTGAAGCATTGAAGGGAGGTGTCGATCATCATGCGTGA
- a CDS encoding V-type ATP synthase subunit K yields MEQFILEYGGLVFAVLGMALVVAIPGLSSGKGVGMVGEATTGLMVDQSEKFGKSLLLQMMPASQGLYGFVVAIMTLGRLHVGMGLQEGLFILMACLPMAIVGGPTAISQAKVAVNGVHLLARNENEMTKNIIYAVMVETYALLAFVTSIIILNSVTF; encoded by the coding sequence ATGGAACAATTTATTTTGGAATATGGTGGGTTAGTATTTGCGGTATTAGGAATGGCACTGGTTGTCGCGATTCCTGGACTGAGCAGTGGTAAAGGTGTTGGTATGGTTGGTGAAGCAACCACAGGGTTGATGGTCGATCAGTCTGAAAAGTTTGGGAAGAGTTTGCTCTTACAAATGATGCCGGCATCACAAGGGTTGTATGGATTTGTTGTGGCGATTATGACATTGGGACGCTTACACGTTGGAATGGGACTTCAAGAAGGGCTGTTCATCTTGATGGCATGCTTACCCATGGCAATCGTTGGTGGACCTACTGCAATCTCACAAGCTAAAGTTGCGGTGAATGGTGTTCACTTACTTGCACGTAATGAAAATGAAATGACAAAGAATATTATCTATGCCGTTATGGTTGAAACCTACGCCTTGCTTGCGTTTGTTACTTCAATCATTATCCTAAACTCGGTGACCTTTTAG
- a CDS encoding V-type ATP synthase subunit I, which produces MAIVKMSEFKLFVMNDDLETVLQALQRYKNVNFAQSVSQEHPGFHPVKSTYDFENNEIKRSMIQLVIKRVQDANRKKKESKGLFGSLNVKNMSFEEIESVVHNTDLDEILETYSEMYERKTGLINGFQCYVPWEHKGLPIDVMKLLVHQKPMIGTVACDDAKQFDAELHRVDSVFYMTKEVPDKNQVIFVILPPKGSEETLSITAEKYDLSYRSAVSLEITKQVDEMISLLNRTLEKRLNMRNRIQSIGPFEDVLKIHYEYLNNEALKESVKSQFIQSKHVTIMRGWIETEFEDEFRTVVSDSVLGKVDLEITPAPLHSMEVPIKLKNNGFNKAFEPITNMYSQPRYDELDPTPIFAPFYAFFFGMMLADLGYGLVMAIGLGLALKFINFKPQTKDMLKLLFYVSFPTMLWGLIYGSFFGGLVPMKALIDINYDFTMVLILALGFGVFHLFAGMAVKAYLHIRDYKFRYVIYDVLFWYMTLLGAIVLVSMMFTDFLAPYQTIAMWTMIIGMVGIVLTNGRSAKTIPGKAVSGLYSLYGLTNYVGDIVSYSRLMALGLAGASIGMAFNTMMGMVQGFGFMGTLAGIVIFMIGHTFNLLISGLSSYVHSARLTYVEFFGKFFVGGGQAFKAFRSSAEYINVE; this is translated from the coding sequence ATGGCGATCGTTAAAATGAGCGAATTCAAGTTATTTGTCATGAATGATGATTTAGAGACTGTCTTACAAGCCTTGCAACGGTATAAAAATGTCAACTTTGCACAGTCTGTATCGCAAGAACATCCAGGATTTCATCCTGTAAAATCAACCTATGATTTTGAGAATAACGAAATCAAACGATCCATGATTCAGCTTGTCATTAAACGTGTACAAGATGCGAATCGAAAGAAAAAAGAATCAAAGGGGTTGTTTGGTTCATTGAATGTGAAAAACATGTCCTTTGAAGAAATTGAATCAGTGGTACACAATACAGATCTGGATGAAATCCTAGAAACCTATTCCGAAATGTATGAACGTAAGACAGGTCTTATCAATGGATTTCAATGTTATGTTCCATGGGAACATAAAGGGCTTCCTATTGATGTTATGAAACTGCTTGTGCATCAAAAACCGATGATTGGGACAGTCGCATGTGATGATGCGAAACAATTTGATGCTGAACTACATCGTGTTGATTCTGTGTTTTATATGACGAAAGAAGTGCCTGACAAAAATCAAGTCATCTTCGTAATTCTACCCCCTAAGGGATCTGAAGAAACACTGTCAATCACAGCAGAGAAATATGACTTATCCTATCGTTCAGCAGTTTCTTTGGAAATTACTAAACAAGTGGATGAAATGATCTCATTATTAAATCGAACCTTAGAGAAGCGTTTGAATATGAGAAATCGCATTCAGTCAATTGGACCCTTTGAAGATGTCTTGAAGATTCATTATGAATACTTAAATAATGAAGCACTCAAAGAATCCGTGAAATCTCAATTTATACAATCAAAACACGTAACGATTATGCGAGGGTGGATTGAAACAGAATTTGAAGATGAATTTAGAACGGTCGTTTCAGACAGTGTATTGGGGAAGGTGGATCTAGAAATCACACCCGCTCCCCTTCATTCAATGGAAGTGCCGATTAAACTTAAAAACAATGGCTTCAATAAAGCCTTTGAACCCATTACAAACATGTACTCACAACCCCGCTATGATGAGTTGGATCCAACACCCATTTTCGCCCCATTTTATGCATTTTTCTTTGGCATGATGTTGGCGGATTTAGGGTATGGATTGGTTATGGCGATTGGATTAGGCTTGGCATTGAAATTCATTAATTTCAAACCACAAACCAAAGATATGTTGAAACTGTTATTTTATGTAAGTTTCCCAACAATGTTATGGGGATTAATCTACGGCTCATTTTTTGGTGGATTAGTTCCGATGAAAGCCTTGATAGATATCAATTATGACTTTACAATGGTGCTTATTTTAGCTTTAGGATTTGGCGTATTCCATCTTTTTGCGGGAATGGCAGTGAAAGCATACCTGCACATTCGCGATTATAAATTTAGATATGTCATCTACGATGTCCTGTTTTGGTATATGACACTATTAGGTGCCATCGTCTTGGTATCCATGATGTTTACTGACTTCTTAGCACCCTATCAAACAATCGCCATGTGGACGATGATTATTGGGATGGTTGGGATAGTCTTAACCAATGGACGCTCTGCGAAAACAATTCCAGGGAAAGCAGTCTCAGGATTATATAGTTTATATGGACTGACAAATTATGTGGGGGATATCGTATCCTACTCACGACTTATGGCCTTAGGGCTTGCAGGTGCATCCATCGGGATGGCATTTAATACGATGATGGGAATGGTTCAAGGGTTTGGATTTATGGGAACACTTGCAGGCATCGTCATCTTTATGATTGGACATACCTTTAACCTTTTAATTAGTGGATTAAGTTCGTATGTACACTCAGCACGACTCACATATGTAGAGTTTTTCGGTAAGTTTTTCGTTGGTGGTGGACAAGCGTTTAAGGCGTTTCGATCATCCGCAGAATATATTAATGTTGAATAA
- a CDS encoding TetR/AcrR family transcriptional regulator: protein MRYYIRGDKKMVCSNSEKIRREAILERAQALFLEHGYDETSIAHIAKTLNIAKGLIYYYFDTKEDILNAVIERKCELQLSMLIDKMDSVDANFNESLVLLIAEYSSFKQKTISTYRKVLQHESRLFAEYHRQYLVKLHDVIEKVVAMGIQEAKLVVKYPLEMVIMVLEGAYRLEFFEKIPLEEKLGLIETALHLNQGELMQAVLRLRHEKVINGGDAVE, encoded by the coding sequence ATGCGTTATTATATTCGTGGTGATAAGAAAATGGTATGTTCAAATTCAGAAAAAATCCGTAGAGAAGCCATTCTAGAACGCGCGCAAGCGTTGTTTTTAGAGCACGGTTACGATGAGACGTCGATTGCGCATATCGCAAAGACGCTGAATATTGCAAAGGGATTAATCTATTATTATTTTGACACGAAAGAAGACATTTTAAATGCTGTAATCGAGCGAAAATGTGAACTTCAATTATCGATGTTGATTGATAAAATGGATAGTGTGGACGCAAATTTTAATGAATCGTTGGTATTATTGATTGCGGAGTATTCGAGTTTTAAACAAAAAACGATTTCGACGTATCGAAAAGTACTTCAACACGAATCACGATTGTTTGCGGAATATCATCGGCAATATCTTGTTAAGTTGCATGATGTTATTGAAAAAGTTGTGGCAATGGGAATCCAAGAGGCAAAACTGGTGGTGAAATATCCCTTAGAGATGGTAATCATGGTTTTGGAAGGTGCCTATCGGTTGGAGTTCTTTGAAAAGATACCACTTGAAGAAAAGCTGGGGCTTATTGAAACAGCACTGCACCTCAATCAAGGTGAGTTAATGCAGGCGGTTTTAAGGCTTAGACATGAAAAAGTAATTAATGGAGGTGATGCAGTTGAGTGA
- a CDS encoding ABC transporter ATP-binding protein — MLQFNNIHKTFNPNTEARNCVYRGLNLNVDEGEFIVIVGSNGSGKSTLLNMIGGNVLPDQGTIQFKDENIMKIKPYKRFRVFSRVFQDPSMGTSPSLTVFENLAMAVQKGNLLNLKGLKKHADSSEFVEGLSELGMGLEHKMDIKVGHLSGGQRQALSLLMSLINEPEVLLLDEHTAALDPKSSERIMQITNDMVTKRHITTLMVTHNINHALTYGTRLIMFHEGEIVCDVRGEEKQNLTQERIIELFRQHEPSILSTI, encoded by the coding sequence ATGTTACAGTTCAACAATATTCACAAAACATTCAATCCTAATACTGAAGCCCGTAACTGTGTTTATCGTGGCCTTAACTTAAACGTTGATGAAGGCGAGTTCATTGTTATTGTTGGCTCAAACGGAAGTGGGAAATCCACATTGCTCAACATGATAGGGGGAAATGTTTTACCCGATCAAGGTACCATCCAATTTAAAGATGAAAACATTATGAAAATCAAACCCTATAAACGATTCCGCGTTTTTTCTCGTGTCTTTCAAGATCCAAGCATGGGAACATCCCCATCATTAACAGTGTTTGAAAACCTCGCAATGGCGGTTCAAAAGGGAAATCTTTTAAACCTTAAAGGATTGAAAAAACACGCAGACAGTTCTGAGTTTGTTGAGGGGTTGAGCGAACTTGGCATGGGTCTTGAACATAAAATGGATATCAAAGTCGGCCATCTATCGGGTGGACAACGCCAAGCACTCTCGCTCTTGATGTCACTGATTAATGAACCCGAAGTCTTACTGTTGGATGAACATACGGCTGCATTGGATCCAAAAAGCAGTGAACGGATTATGCAAATCACAAATGATATGGTTACAAAACGTCATATCACAACACTCATGGTGACCCATAATATTAACCATGCGCTTACTTATGGTACGCGCCTCATCATGTTTCATGAAGGAGAAATTGTCTGTGATGTCAGGGGTGAAGAAAAACAAAATCTCACTCAAGAAAGAATCATCGAACTCTTCAGACAACATGAACCTTCCATACTCTCGACAATCTAA
- a CDS encoding ABC transporter permease — protein sequence MTNLLLTVLQEGFLYGVLAMGAMMTYNIMGIADLSVDGSYPLGVVVSAVLIVNGVNPWIALVVSFLAGAIAGSLTGLLHVKLKITSLLSGILVMTGLYSVNLMIAGGVSNIPLFGEKTLLDTTWLSAMNLPAWVVNFYPVLVLFVIAMIAKVGVDWILSTRAGYLLKVTGDNEGLVLTLGENSDVVKVLGLALSNGLVALSGGMGASLGRYFDISLGAGMVVMALSSVLLGTLLLSKTRLKMTTQVIIGAMIYRLIVAIAIKWGLNPIHLKLITVGIFITTIIFTNNPLSKFVRKKENDNVTVQQYSQNIQS from the coding sequence ATGACAAATTTATTATTAACCGTATTACAAGAAGGATTCCTCTATGGCGTCCTTGCAATGGGTGCAATGATGACCTACAACATTATGGGAATCGCCGACTTAAGTGTCGACGGTTCTTATCCATTAGGTGTAGTAGTCAGTGCTGTACTGATTGTGAATGGTGTTAATCCTTGGATTGCCCTTGTGGTTTCATTTCTCGCAGGCGCAATCGCTGGCTCACTGACAGGATTGCTCCATGTTAAGTTAAAGATTACCAGTTTATTGAGTGGTATCTTAGTGATGACGGGACTCTATTCAGTCAATTTAATGATCGCGGGGGGTGTTTCTAACATCCCGCTCTTTGGCGAAAAGACCTTGCTTGATACAACCTGGCTTTCTGCTATGAACCTACCTGCTTGGGTGGTAAATTTCTACCCTGTTCTGGTGCTTTTTGTGATTGCGATGATTGCGAAAGTGGGGGTTGATTGGATTTTATCAACACGTGCTGGATACTTACTCAAAGTAACGGGTGATAATGAAGGCTTAGTGTTAACACTGGGTGAAAACAGTGATGTTGTGAAAGTCTTAGGACTTGCACTCTCAAATGGCCTTGTGGCATTGAGTGGTGGAATGGGTGCTTCCTTAGGAAGATACTTTGATATTTCGCTGGGTGCTGGGATGGTCGTGATGGCACTATCCTCGGTATTGCTGGGAACTTTGTTATTATCAAAAACACGCTTAAAAATGACAACACAAGTCATTATCGGTGCAATGATTTACCGTCTGATTGTTGCGATTGCGATTAAATGGGGACTCAATCCAATTCACCTCAAACTAATTACCGTAGGAATCTTCATTACAACAATCATCTTTACCAATAACCCACTGTCAAAGTTTGTAAGAAAAAAGGAGAACGATAATGTTACAGTTCAACAATATTCACAAAACATTCAATCCTAA
- a CDS encoding ABC transporter substrate-binding protein → MKRLGVMICALLILVGCGSGKGASDDKVLKIGVLQLVDHPSLDATLTGLKEELDTLLGSDKYEIIYKNAQGSPVDANTIAAQLVEEDVDLIYAIATIAAQAVLNATKNTEIPVVFNAVTDPVDAGLVATLEAPGGNVTGVSDAAPIDKQMALIKEVMPNAQNIGVVYNVGEANSLIQVEQTKQAASKIGLNVIESGISQASDLQLASGTLAEKVDAMYVITDNMVVSGISTLIDQTNKANVPVFAAEAGQFDKGLLASDSISYNDLGHVAGKMVKEILIDGKKPESLAVQGANETELLVSESVAKQLGIEIPNTVLERATLK, encoded by the coding sequence ATGAAACGATTAGGAGTTATGATTTGCGCACTATTAATATTAGTAGGATGTGGAAGTGGAAAGGGAGCGAGTGATGATAAGGTCTTAAAGATTGGCGTCTTGCAACTGGTAGACCATCCTTCACTGGATGCAACCTTAACGGGATTAAAGGAAGAACTTGATACCCTATTAGGCAGTGATAAATATGAAATCATTTACAAAAATGCACAAGGAAGTCCAGTGGATGCCAATACCATTGCAGCACAACTTGTGGAAGAAGATGTTGATTTGATTTACGCAATTGCAACAATCGCAGCACAAGCAGTCTTAAATGCAACAAAAAACACAGAGATTCCAGTAGTCTTCAATGCAGTAACTGATCCAGTGGATGCAGGGTTGGTTGCGACACTTGAAGCGCCAGGTGGTAATGTAACTGGAGTGAGTGATGCCGCACCGATTGATAAGCAAATGGCGTTAATCAAGGAAGTTATGCCAAATGCACAAAATATTGGGGTTGTGTACAACGTGGGTGAAGCAAATTCATTGATCCAAGTAGAACAAACGAAACAAGCAGCTTCAAAAATTGGGTTAAACGTGATTGAGTCGGGAATTTCACAAGCAAGCGATCTACAACTTGCATCGGGAACCTTGGCTGAAAAAGTAGATGCAATGTATGTTATTACCGATAACATGGTTGTATCAGGAATATCGACATTAATTGACCAAACAAACAAAGCAAACGTACCCGTATTCGCTGCAGAAGCAGGACAATTCGATAAAGGATTGTTGGCTTCAGATTCAATCAGCTACAATGACTTGGGACATGTTGCAGGGAAGATGGTAAAAGAAATCTTGATTGATGGTAAGAAGCCTGAATCATTGGCAGTTCAAGGTGCTAATGAAACTGAATTATTAGTGAGTGAATCAGTGGCGAAACAACTTGGAATTGAAATTCCAAATACAGTCCTTGAAAGAGCGACCCTAAAATAA